A genomic region of Burkholderia humptydooensis contains the following coding sequences:
- a CDS encoding type VI secretion system Vgr family protein has product MLPSHRHDAAAPPANARRFTFASEAYDDAAFEVVDLTGRDAISQPYRFELTLVSEQPRIDFAKMLSRGATLTILPPYGDAGTTRYAGVLAEFEQLNGFRNLTVYRATLVPRLWRLSLYKASDVYLNEQTIPDIVKQVLRGASFGSRDYRLRHGSGYRKRSFVCQYDESHLDFVSRWMEKEGLYYYFEHDGKRETLAIVDDRRYQPGPADDLALRYLPAADFDTGIESNRVQAFACRATPLPREVVLRDFNHRKAELPLEVRERVSRDGIGERVSSDEHFHTKDEGRRYAKLRAEALVCEGRRFSGEATAAGLRAGRFVALAGHYRADFDGRYLVTAVTHRGSQAGLLFPDLGTPFGATPGAPVYRAEFDAIAADVQYRPPRATPKPRAAGVISAIVDGEGGGKLAELDEYGQYKVRFPFAHTAHPANQGSARIRMATPYAGADRGMHLPLLKRTEVKIAFDGGDPDRPVIVGAVPNSSHRSVVTRRNPAAHRILTEHNQLYMKDGSGAATWLHAPNNHIGIGAVGPGGGLALLTSGNKFDFSLGNAYSFSGGLKCSVSMGGNTDVYVGVRNSLDVSANFLTTLQGNLRWMLPGSRTFEINDSASTLLQTLHKQSATGAIRLSAGQDASALLQKQLDKLKGTVRKFMIVSGLANAGSAAAAAGLIKGGGAVADLPWAGFGISAAQFAGASAVSTALMATARTLLANVAKLQEALPLVADLSLGKHGIALAAKNLTHATRMSLAVDGLTWSTHAKGPGAAGVAMSAGKGRWGVESAKHAHVHASDTLLFAVPADPATRLDLKDLIGLRRDLDACVKDIADLEADISENEVLSTRQNAFGVSALVPTPPSPADAVAAVAIKAKEAKLAGLNAKHRLVTLKIDNLQQKLEKHVNNLSAVRMSASGAQLGFKGNRLVATADGVTLAHAQGKAKLDVREAKIGVVAGKSSVELDEGKIAAGCGSASLKLGSDGAIDVRATNVKLNGSASLKFDGQLIQLG; this is encoded by the coding sequence ATGTTGCCATCCCACCGACACGATGCCGCCGCGCCGCCCGCGAACGCGCGGCGCTTCACGTTCGCGAGCGAAGCGTACGACGACGCTGCGTTCGAGGTCGTCGACCTGACCGGCCGCGACGCGATCTCGCAGCCGTACCGGTTCGAGCTGACGCTCGTGAGCGAGCAGCCGCGAATCGACTTCGCGAAGATGCTGAGCCGCGGGGCCACGCTCACGATCCTGCCGCCATACGGCGACGCCGGCACGACCCGCTATGCCGGCGTGCTCGCCGAATTCGAGCAGTTGAACGGCTTTCGCAACCTCACCGTCTATCGCGCGACGCTCGTGCCGCGCCTCTGGCGGCTGTCGCTGTACAAGGCATCCGACGTCTATCTGAACGAGCAGACGATTCCCGACATCGTGAAGCAGGTGCTGCGCGGCGCGTCGTTCGGCAGCCGCGACTACCGCCTGCGGCACGGCAGCGGCTATCGCAAGCGCAGCTTCGTCTGCCAGTACGACGAGAGCCATCTCGATTTCGTGTCGCGCTGGATGGAAAAGGAAGGTCTCTACTACTACTTCGAGCACGACGGCAAGCGCGAGACGCTCGCGATCGTCGACGACCGCCGCTATCAGCCGGGCCCCGCCGACGATCTCGCGCTGCGCTACCTGCCCGCGGCCGACTTCGACACGGGCATCGAATCGAACCGCGTGCAGGCGTTCGCGTGCCGCGCGACGCCGCTGCCGCGCGAAGTCGTGCTGCGCGATTTCAATCACCGCAAGGCGGAACTGCCGCTCGAAGTGCGCGAGCGCGTGTCGCGCGACGGCATCGGCGAGCGGGTGTCGAGCGACGAGCATTTCCACACGAAGGACGAAGGCCGGCGCTACGCGAAGCTGCGCGCCGAGGCGCTCGTCTGCGAAGGCCGCCGGTTCTCGGGCGAGGCGACCGCGGCCGGCCTGCGCGCCGGCCGCTTCGTCGCGCTCGCGGGCCACTATCGCGCGGATTTCGACGGCCGCTATCTGGTGACGGCGGTCACGCATCGCGGCTCGCAGGCGGGCCTGCTGTTTCCCGATCTCGGCACGCCGTTCGGCGCGACGCCGGGCGCGCCCGTCTATCGCGCCGAATTCGACGCGATTGCCGCCGACGTCCAGTACCGGCCGCCGCGCGCGACGCCGAAGCCGCGCGCGGCGGGCGTCATCAGCGCGATCGTCGACGGCGAGGGCGGTGGCAAGCTCGCCGAGCTCGACGAATACGGGCAGTACAAGGTGCGCTTTCCGTTCGCGCACACCGCGCATCCCGCGAACCAGGGCTCCGCGCGAATCCGGATGGCCACGCCCTATGCGGGCGCCGACCGCGGCATGCACCTTCCGCTGCTGAAGCGCACCGAAGTGAAGATCGCCTTCGACGGCGGCGACCCCGACCGCCCCGTGATCGTCGGCGCGGTGCCCAACTCGTCGCACCGCAGCGTCGTCACGCGCCGCAACCCCGCCGCGCACCGGATTCTGACCGAGCACAACCAGCTCTACATGAAGGACGGCAGCGGCGCGGCGACGTGGCTGCACGCGCCGAACAACCACATCGGCATCGGCGCGGTCGGGCCCGGCGGCGGCCTCGCGCTCCTCACGTCCGGCAACAAGTTCGATTTCTCGCTCGGCAACGCGTACAGCTTCTCGGGCGGGCTCAAGTGCTCGGTGTCGATGGGCGGCAACACCGACGTCTACGTCGGCGTGCGCAACAGCCTCGACGTCAGCGCGAACTTCCTGACCACGCTGCAGGGCAACCTGCGCTGGATGCTGCCCGGCAGCCGGACATTCGAGATCAACGACAGCGCGTCGACGCTGCTGCAGACGCTGCACAAGCAGTCCGCGACGGGCGCGATCCGGCTGTCCGCCGGGCAGGACGCATCCGCGCTGCTGCAAAAGCAGCTCGACAAGCTCAAGGGCACGGTGCGCAAGTTCATGATCGTGTCGGGCCTCGCGAACGCCGGGTCCGCGGCCGCCGCCGCGGGGCTCATCAAGGGCGGCGGCGCGGTTGCCGATCTGCCGTGGGCGGGCTTCGGCATATCCGCCGCGCAGTTTGCCGGCGCGAGCGCCGTCAGCACGGCGCTGATGGCGACGGCGCGCACGCTGCTCGCGAACGTCGCGAAGCTGCAGGAGGCGCTGCCGCTCGTCGCCGACCTGTCGCTCGGCAAGCACGGCATCGCCCTCGCCGCGAAGAACCTCACGCACGCGACGCGGATGTCGCTCGCCGTCGACGGGCTCACATGGTCGACGCACGCGAAGGGGCCGGGCGCGGCGGGCGTCGCGATGAGCGCCGGCAAGGGCCGCTGGGGCGTCGAATCGGCGAAGCACGCGCACGTCCACGCGAGCGACACGCTGCTGTTCGCGGTGCCGGCCGATCCGGCCACCAGGCTCGACCTGAAGGACCTGATCGGGCTGCGCCGCGATCTCGATGCCTGCGTGAAGGACATCGCCGATCTCGAAGCCGACATTTCGGAAAACGAAGTGCTGTCGACCCGTCAGAACGCGTTCGGCGTCAGCGCGCTCGTGCCCACGCCGCCGTCGCCCGCCGATGCGGTCGCGGCGGTCGCGATCAAGGCGAAGGAAGCGAAGCTCGCCGGGCTGAACGCGAAGCACAGGCTCGTCACGCTGAAGATCGACAACCTCCAGCAAAAGCTCGAGAAACACGTGAATAACCTGAGCGCCGTGCGGATGAGCGCATCCGGCGCCCAGCTCGGCTTCAAGGGCAACCGGCTTGTCGCGACGGCCGACGGCGTCACGCTCGCGCATGCGCAGGGCAAGGCGAAGCTCGACGTGCGCGAGGCGAAGATCGGCGTCGTGGCGGGCAAATCGAGCGTCGAGCTCGACGAAGGCAAGATCGCGGCCGGTTGCGGCAGCGCATCGCTCAAGCTCGGCAGCGACGGCGCGATCGACGTGCGCGCGACCAACGTCAAGCTGAACGGCAGCGCGTCGCTGAAATTCGACGGCCAGTTGATCCAGCTCGGCTGA